A window from Drosophila nasuta strain 15112-1781.00 chromosome 3, ASM2355853v1, whole genome shotgun sequence encodes these proteins:
- the LOC132788884 gene encoding uncharacterized protein LOC132788884 translates to MFVINVQEEETKCTESQLDILLKIHQGQYRLVKKYKRSSVWNVYREIARPDGSKLKWRYYCTGCKRVMQSTGGTTSNLRIHKCHVRYLKQHGRDNGEPQQQQQKREQQPQRSHINIQRLPVAKKMTESKNQRSSFDDLYHVKTDTFSDVEQEEEEDEDNYVDMHSLTHPIEESIEQLDSSEVSLATSERPLLKLFSEEDSWSPEITEVQPIELDQLTEEHSQHFSKETIKPNSAHSMHIDASAISEAESYGRAWAHAFLKLSEEQKVYAKRSIDELLVLGRLERLNISTVTSLTTNL, encoded by the exons ATGTTTGTTATAAATGTTCAGGAAGAAGAGACAAAATGCACAGAATCCCAATTGGATATATTACTTAAGATCCACCAAGGGCAGTATAGACTAGTGAAGAAGTACAAACGCAGTTCCGTATGGAACGTATACCGGGAAATCGCTCGACCCGATGGCAGCAAGCTCAAGTGGCGTTACTATTGCACGGGCTGCAAGCGGGTAATGCAATCCACAGGAGGAACAACCTCCAACCTGCGCATACATAAATGTCATGTGCGCTACCTTAAACAGCACGGCCGTGACAATGGAgaaccgcagcaacagcaacaaaagcgggaacagcaaccacagcgcAGTCACATTAACATCCAAAGATTGCCGGTGGCGAAAAAGATGACAGAGAGCAAAAATCAAAGGTCTTCATTCGACGACTTATATCATGTGAAAACGGATACATTCAGCGATGTGGagcaagaggaggaggaggacgaaGATAACTATGTGGATATGCACAGCTTGACACATCCCATCGAAGAGAGC ATTGAACAACTTGATTCGTCGGAGGTGTCGTTGGCAACCAGCGAGCGACCGCTTTTGAAACTTTTCTCCGAAGAGGACTCCTGGTCACCGGAAATAACCGAGGTGCAGCCCATTGAACTTGACCAGCTGACGGAGGAGCATTCTCAGCACTTCAGTAAGGAAACAATTAAGCCTAACTCTGCACACTCAATGCACATTGATGCCTCGGCGATATCTGAAGCGGAAAGCTATGGCAGGGCTTGGGCGCATGCATTTCTCAAGCTGAGCGAGGAACAAAAGGTTTACGCGAAGCGCTCTATCGATGAGCTATTGGTCCTGGGGAGATTGGAACGCTTGAATATCTCGACGGTGACATCGCTCACAACCAATTTGTAA
- the LOC132792490 gene encoding uncharacterized protein LOC132792490 — protein MRTTNGNSSPQAYRPHNVSKRQRMTVKPKLTPQLIKRPIATKFKNQSAHNEEYDDDDIYSDDLEEEPDDSEWQPEQSERPTREQKSSSMRPLLQLLSDNSSRRPGDQIGKAPTSAAQKRIYQDIDLVSDDEELTTKVEAEDSQIEDELQDVQAPKRKKKSSGRRFLWTPKSTSRIIDLWEKYLKDIRGKRKNTEVHKQMAAEMSEYGVTHREIKFKMDNLTKKYKIELEKIASGKETNWRQFKRVQYFLHGKVDFEQIMFDNAESSPFFEFDHSEAGSQEFDLSQEDLQLKEEVEQEEENIIEQTKEESPPKNVKKMPEKKIYRPNCVSDATAPKSERILQIEEEKLEIEKQKLLVMKHISQNLSSISKTLVELLRNTKK, from the exons ATGAGGACAACCAATGGAAACTCTTCCCCTCAAGCCTACCGGCCTCACAATGTCAGTAAAAGACAGCGAATGACGGTAAAGCCGAAACTAACGCCACAGCTTATCAAGCGTccaattgcaacaaaattcAAGAATCAAAGCGCACACAACGAGGAatacgatgacgatgacataTACAGCGATGATCTGGAAGAGGAACCCGATGATTCGGAG TGGCAGCCAGAGCAAAGCGAGCGTCCCACGCGAGAACAAAAGTCATCCTCGATGCGACCGCTTCTCCAATTGCTCTCGGACAATTCGTCTCGTCGGCCTGGTGACCAGATAGGCAAAGCACCTACAAGCGCAGCCCAGAAAAGAATCTATCAAGATATTGACCTGGTCTCTGATGATGAAGAACTAACCACAAAAGTCGAAGCAGAAGACTCCCAAATTGAAGATGAATTACAAGATGTCCAGgcgccaaaaagaaaaaaaaagtccAGCGGTCGTCGCTTTTTGTGGACACCCAAATCGACAAGTCGCATTATCGACTTGTGGGAGAAGTACCTCAAAGATATTCGCGGCAAACGGAAAAATACGGAAGTACATAAACAAATGGCTGCGGAAATGAGCGAATACGGCGTAACACATagggaaattaaatttaaaatggacAATCTCACTAAGAAATACAA aaTCGAATTGGAAAAAATAGCTTCgggaaaagaaacaaattggCGTCAATTCAAACGGGTTCAATATTTTCTACATGGTAAAGTCGATTTTGAACAGATAATGTTCGACAACGCAGAGTCCTCGCCATTTTTTGAATTCGACCACAGCGAAGCTGGGAGTCAGGAATTCGATCTTTCCCAAGAAGATTTGCAGCTTAAAGAAGAAGTGGAGCAAGAGGAGGAAAACATAATTGAGCAAACAAAAGAGGAGTCGCCGccaaaaaatgtaaagaaaatgCCGGAGAAAAAAATTTATCGACCGAATTGTGTATCGGACGCAACTGCTCCCAAATCAGAGAGAATTCTACAGATTGAGGAAGAAAAATTGGAGATTGAGAAGCAAAAATTGTTGGTTATGAAACATATATCGCAAAACTTGTCATCGATCAGCAAAACGCTAGTCGAACTTTTgcgaaacacaaaaaaataa